The proteins below are encoded in one region of Sedimentibacter sp. zth1:
- a CDS encoding DUF6054 family protein: MAKYERNLKGNFNELLSIIEEGILHGSISASYEDGSNFEKDGVSCAIRVYERYSCFGGNRVSLNVTLVGKDEDLFISAITSGGSQAVLFKINTLGEESFLDKLKEIIENYNG, encoded by the coding sequence ATGGCTAAATATGAACGTAATTTAAAAGGAAATTTCAATGAATTATTAAGTATTATTGAAGAAGGGATATTACATGGAAGTATTTCAGCAAGCTATGAGGATGGAAGCAATTTTGAAAAAGATGGAGTAAGTTGTGCTATTAGAGTTTATGAACGATATAGCTGTTTTGGTGGTAATAGAGTCAGCCTGAATGTTACATTAGTTGGCAAAGACGAGGATTTATTTATTTCAGCAATTACATCTGGTGGAAGTCAAGCTGTATTATTTAAAATTAATACATTGGGAGAAGAGTCATTTCTAGATAAACTAAAAGAAATAATTGAAAATTACAATGGCTAA